A genomic region of Clarias gariepinus isolate MV-2021 ecotype Netherlands chromosome 23, CGAR_prim_01v2, whole genome shotgun sequence contains the following coding sequences:
- the card19 gene encoding caspase recruitment domain family, member 19 isoform X2, translating to MGVPKQRAGQGNKMGDSFKEQLGTDSWFLKSDRRLDTELVDKIILQLNRIYPQILTDKEATKFRDLDVPTCVRLSELLTHLQEKGEEACREFYRALHLHVEEVYFSLPTRLRRRRESVDPALGPAPREAQRYVLNEQGPLFFLSCFSAAVGAALMYYHGDVKAALGSSSALGFAALGIGRRVRDVLIWYTEDGLGR from the exons ATGGGAGTGCCAAAACAAAGGGCAGGACAAGGGAACAAGATGGGAG ACAGCTTTAAGGAGCAGTTAGGGACAGACAGCTGGTTCCTGAAGTCGGACCGGCGCCTGGACACCGAGCTGGTGGATAAGATCATCTTGCAGCTGAACCGAATCTACCCTCAGATCCTGACTGACAAGGAGGCCACCAAG ttcCGGGATCTGGATGTGCCCACGTGTGTGCGACTGTCTGAGCTGCTCACACACCTGCAGGAGAAAGGCGAGGAGGCGTGCCGGGAGTTTTACCGCGCGCTCCACCTGCACGTCGAGGAGGTGTATTTTAGCCTCCCTACACGGCTCCGCCGACGTCGGG agtctgTGGATCCGGCGCTGGGACCCGCCCCCAGAGAAGCTCAGAGATACGTGTTAAACGAACAGG GGCCGCTCTTCTTTCTCAGCTGTTTCAGTGCGGCTGTAGGAGCAGCGTTGATGTATTATCACGGAG atgtgaaggCGGCATTGGGGTCAAGCAGCGCTCTGGGTTTCGCCGCTCTGGGGATCGGGAGAAGGGTCCGAGACGTCCTGATCTGGTACACAGAGGACGGGCTGGGCCGATAA
- the card19 gene encoding caspase recruitment domain family, member 19 isoform X1, producing MGVPKQRAGQGNKMGDSFKEQLGTDSWFLKSDRRLDTELVDKIILQLNRIYPQILTDKEATKFRDLDVPTCVRLSELLTHLQEKGEEACREFYRALHLHVEEVYFSLPTRLRRRRESVDPALGPAPREAQRYVLNEQGEPQSDQIDVSVCTYPCVFLYIPSLSLRLCAGPLFFLSCFSAAVGAALMYYHGDVKAALGSSSALGFAALGIGRRVRDVLIWYTEDGLGR from the exons ATGGGAGTGCCAAAACAAAGGGCAGGACAAGGGAACAAGATGGGAG ACAGCTTTAAGGAGCAGTTAGGGACAGACAGCTGGTTCCTGAAGTCGGACCGGCGCCTGGACACCGAGCTGGTGGATAAGATCATCTTGCAGCTGAACCGAATCTACCCTCAGATCCTGACTGACAAGGAGGCCACCAAG ttcCGGGATCTGGATGTGCCCACGTGTGTGCGACTGTCTGAGCTGCTCACACACCTGCAGGAGAAAGGCGAGGAGGCGTGCCGGGAGTTTTACCGCGCGCTCCACCTGCACGTCGAGGAGGTGTATTTTAGCCTCCCTACACGGCTCCGCCGACGTCGGG agtctgTGGATCCGGCGCTGGGACCCGCCCCCAGAGAAGCTCAGAGATACGTGTTAAACGAACAGGGTGAGCCGCAGTCTGATCAGATAGATGTGTCCGTCTGTACATACCCATGTGTCTTTCTTTATattccctctctgtctctccgtctctgCGCAGGGCCGCTCTTCTTTCTCAGCTGTTTCAGTGCGGCTGTAGGAGCAGCGTTGATGTATTATCACGGAG atgtgaaggCGGCATTGGGGTCAAGCAGCGCTCTGGGTTTCGCCGCTCTGGGGATCGGGAGAAGGGTCCGAGACGTCCTGATCTGGTACACAGAGGACGGGCTGGGCCGATAA